Proteins encoded within one genomic window of Candidatus Zixiibacteriota bacterium:
- a CDS encoding putative sugar nucleotidyl transferase: MSLQLCVYEDSKFAQFNPIAHTRPVFCLRAGIGQLFERALTKFKADGLALACRNHLAPLVADEQRDYPVNIIKRGDGDLLLLNGRLRSYGNLPQLVKEARVSTRFFAGDEVAAVFLTMVALKDAPPIGTPDQFAAVVENEGEQVTPQMTTATLYNHLWDIVGDVEHRVTEDFRLHRPNLGPAPVKLDPRAFLVNDSDIYLAENVEVCPGALLDASHGPIFIDRGTRVESQAAIYGPTYVGPNSVIVAGKIQASCIGPTCRVGGELEESVLQGYVNKYHAGFIGHSYVGSWVNFGAMTTNSDLKNNYSNIRSSVNGQMIDTGSIKVGSFIGDHTKFGIGTLLNTGINIGVCCNIFGGTLIVDKEVPSFSWGGMIPWHKYTIGKALETAQRTTERRMKLLSPSEIEVLQKLAAGEEPTEGYLDL; encoded by the coding sequence ATGTCCCTTCAACTATGCGTATACGAAGATTCCAAGTTTGCCCAGTTTAACCCAATCGCTCATACACGGCCGGTCTTTTGCCTGCGAGCGGGTATAGGCCAGCTTTTCGAGCGGGCACTGACGAAGTTCAAAGCCGACGGACTGGCTCTGGCCTGTCGCAATCATCTGGCCCCGTTAGTAGCCGATGAACAGAGAGATTACCCGGTCAATATAATCAAACGCGGCGATGGTGACTTATTGCTCCTCAACGGTCGTCTTCGCAGTTACGGCAACTTACCACAGTTAGTGAAGGAAGCCCGAGTATCCACGCGCTTTTTCGCCGGGGATGAAGTAGCCGCTGTTTTTCTCACGATGGTTGCTCTAAAGGATGCCCCGCCAATCGGCACTCCGGATCAATTTGCGGCTGTGGTTGAGAATGAAGGTGAGCAGGTGACGCCGCAAATGACAACGGCAACCCTTTACAATCATCTCTGGGATATCGTGGGGGATGTCGAGCATCGCGTGACGGAAGATTTTCGTCTGCATCGTCCCAACTTGGGACCAGCGCCGGTCAAGCTCGATCCGCGAGCGTTTTTAGTCAATGACTCCGACATCTATCTGGCTGAAAACGTGGAGGTATGTCCCGGGGCATTGCTGGACGCCTCTCACGGTCCGATTTTTATCGACCGGGGGACGCGGGTTGAATCTCAGGCGGCGATTTACGGTCCAACCTACGTGGGACCAAATTCCGTGATCGTTGCCGGTAAAATACAAGCCTCGTGTATCGGCCCGACCTGCCGAGTCGGCGGTGAACTGGAGGAGTCGGTGCTGCAGGGCTATGTTAACAAGTATCACGCCGGCTTCATCGGACACAGTTACGTCGGCTCCTGGGTGAATTTCGGTGCGATGACCACTAATTCCGATCTGAAGAATAACTATTCGAATATACGCAGTAGTGTTAACGGGCAGATGATCGATACCGGTTCGATTAAGGTGGGATCGTTTATCGGCGATCATACCAAATTCGGAATAGGTACGTTACTCAATACCGGGATCAATATCGGCGTTTGCTGCAATATCTTCGGGGGGACATTGATTGTCGACAAGGAAGTCCCCTCATTTAGCTGGGGGGGCATGATCCCCTGGCATAAATATACGATCGGGAAAGCACTTGAAACGGCTCAACGTACGACCGAGAGACGTATGAAACTGCTTAGCCCATCCGAAATCGAGGTGTTGCAAAAACTGGCTGCGGGAGAAGAACCGACGGAAGGGTATCTGGATTTGTAA
- a CDS encoding serpin family protein has product MKYIMPFLLIVFMMLLPGCSDDPVDSTSPDPTPSVVRTTAEMTAEELTVLESSNKFGIKAFKALIAEAGATDNVFFSPLSASYALSLCYNGADGTTREAIGSTLELANLSLEELNQAYQTATEILIEADEAVDFRVANSLWSRQGKEIEPEFIRLAQTYHDARVEEIDFQAAGAADTINAWVNGATNGLITQMVQPPIDPFTAAILFNAIYFKGGWSIKFDTAHTKQESFYLADGSNTECDMMHLGSDDFLVEYPGEEYPLMDTNVTSYMDDDVLVLGLPYGNGDFRMTLVLPASSGYGEEPDHTIDDIIAELTPEMWSSWQGRHMAYEMYLSLPKFKFGCDLPLNELLKSMGMAIAFTEAADFSNLFTDGVGWIDDVKQKTFIQLDEEGTEAAAVTQVTFVDALPPSFIFNRPFLAVIHEDNSGAILFMGRISNPVWED; this is encoded by the coding sequence ATGAAATATATTATGCCGTTTCTATTGATTGTGTTCATGATGTTGCTTCCAGGCTGTTCGGATGATCCGGTAGACTCAACCAGTCCCGATCCGACACCATCGGTTGTCCGCACCACCGCCGAAATGACGGCCGAGGAATTAACCGTGCTTGAGTCCTCCAACAAGTTCGGGATCAAAGCCTTCAAAGCGCTCATCGCCGAGGCCGGCGCAACCGACAACGTCTTCTTCTCTCCCCTCTCGGCCTCGTACGCCCTGAGCCTGTGCTACAACGGAGCCGACGGCACGACGCGCGAAGCCATTGGTTCGACTCTGGAACTGGCCAACCTGTCGCTTGAGGAACTAAACCAGGCTTATCAGACTGCGACCGAGATTCTCATCGAGGCCGACGAAGCGGTTGACTTTCGCGTCGCCAACTCCCTCTGGTCGCGCCAGGGCAAGGAGATCGAGCCGGAGTTCATACGACTCGCTCAAACCTACCATGACGCCCGCGTCGAAGAGATCGATTTCCAGGCAGCCGGGGCAGCCGATACGATCAACGCCTGGGTCAATGGGGCTACCAACGGTCTGATTACCCAGATGGTGCAACCACCGATCGACCCGTTCACAGCGGCCATACTATTCAACGCCATCTATTTCAAGGGCGGCTGGTCCATCAAATTCGATACCGCCCACACCAAACAGGAATCTTTTTATTTGGCTGACGGCTCCAACACCGAATGCGATATGATGCATCTCGGCTCGGATGATTTCCTGGTCGAGTATCCAGGGGAGGAATATCCACTCATGGATACCAACGTCACGAGCTACATGGACGACGACGTGCTTGTCCTTGGCCTTCCCTACGGCAACGGCGATTTCCGAATGACGCTCGTGCTGCCCGCCAGTTCCGGCTATGGAGAGGAACCGGATCATACCATAGACGATATTATCGCCGAACTCACCCCGGAGATGTGGTCAAGCTGGCAGGGTCGTCACATGGCTTACGAAATGTATCTGAGCCTTCCGAAATTCAAATTCGGTTGCGATCTGCCTCTCAACGAACTGCTGAAATCCATGGGAATGGCAATCGCTTTCACCGAAGCAGCGGATTTCTCAAATCTTTTCACCGACGGAGTCGGCTGGATAGACGACGTCAAACAGAAAACTTTCATTCAGCTTGACGAGGAAGGAACTGAGGCGGCCGCCGTCACTCAGGTGACTTTCGTCGACGCCCTTCCCCCCTCATTCATCTTCAACCGCCCCTTCCTCGCCGTGATTCACGAGGATAACTCCGGCGCAATCCTGTTCATGGGACGCATTTCCAATCCGGTCTGGGAAGACTGA
- a CDS encoding SPFH domain-containing protein, giving the protein MIKEREIKMGSGIGMLFLLLILLLMAFGVVVFLPPVAKVIALIWIPFNLLLFFGLFFVNPNEARVVQLFGKYIGTTRQEGLRWANPFYTKKRISLRVRNFETGRMKVNDIDGNPIEIASIVVWKVVDTAEACFVVDNYVEFVAIQSEAAVRNLATHHPYDTSDHGRVSLRGDTDTISEQLRNEIQDRLDQAGVEVIEARISHLAYSPEIAEAMLRRQQAGAIVAARQLIVEGAVGMVEMALEELRNKQIIELDPQRKAAMVSNLLVVLCGETSTQPVINTGNISV; this is encoded by the coding sequence ATGATAAAGGAACGTGAAATCAAGATGGGCTCCGGGATAGGGATGCTCTTTTTACTCCTGATTCTCCTGTTGATGGCTTTCGGTGTCGTTGTTTTTCTTCCGCCGGTAGCCAAAGTAATAGCCCTAATCTGGATCCCTTTTAACCTGCTTCTGTTCTTCGGGCTGTTCTTCGTAAATCCAAACGAAGCGCGGGTGGTGCAGTTATTCGGCAAGTATATCGGAACGACCAGGCAGGAAGGTCTCCGTTGGGCCAATCCGTTTTATACCAAGAAGCGGATATCACTTCGTGTCAGGAATTTCGAAACGGGCAGGATGAAGGTGAACGACATTGACGGCAATCCGATTGAAATTGCATCGATCGTGGTTTGGAAAGTGGTCGACACGGCTGAGGCCTGTTTCGTGGTCGATAACTATGTCGAGTTCGTCGCGATTCAATCCGAGGCGGCAGTGCGAAATCTGGCCACGCATCATCCCTACGATACTTCCGATCATGGCAGGGTATCGCTTCGCGGAGATACCGACACGATCTCCGAGCAGTTACGCAATGAGATTCAGGATCGTCTGGATCAGGCCGGCGTCGAGGTGATCGAGGCTCGGATCAGTCATCTGGCTTATTCGCCCGAGATTGCCGAGGCGATGTTACGTCGGCAGCAGGCGGGTGCGATCGTGGCGGCGCGTCAGTTGATCGTTGAGGGAGCGGTCGGGATGGTTGAAATGGCGCTGGAGGAACTTCGCAATAAACAGATAATAGAATTGGATCCACAGCGCAAAGCGGCCATGGTTTCGAATCTGCTGGTTGTATTGTGCGGTGAAACCTCGACTCAGCCGGTGATCAACACGGGTAATATATCGGTGTAA
- the gdhA gene encoding NADP-specific glutamate dehydrogenase, which translates to MSNYADTIMGIVKAKDPAQPEFHQAVHEVVESLEPVFEKHPEYKEAKIMERIIEPERAFQFRVPWIDDKGQVHVNRGFRVEFNSAIGPYKGGLRFHPSVNLGILKFLGFEQVFKNSLTTLPMGGGKGGSDFDPKGKSDTEVMRFCQSFMSELFRHIGPNTDVPAGDIGVGGREIGFLFGQYKKLRNAFEGVLTGKGLNWGGSLIRPEATGYGQVYFAQEMLKTRGKSFDGLTCSVSGSGNVAQYATEKVNQLGGKVVTMSDSSGWIHDPDGISGDKWDFIMNLKNVKRGRIKEYADKFGCKYHEGTGVWTVPVDVALPSATQNEVNGEDAKTLVKNGCFCVSEGANMPSTPEAIKVFQDAKILYGLGKAANAGGVATSGLEMSQNSLRLSWTREEVDQRLHGIMKSIHTAAIEAAEKYGHPGNYVMGANIAGFIKVADAMMDQGVV; encoded by the coding sequence ATGTCGAATTACGCTGATACCATCATGGGCATCGTGAAAGCCAAGGATCCGGCACAGCCGGAGTTCCATCAGGCAGTTCATGAAGTCGTCGAGTCCCTTGAGCCGGTGTTCGAGAAGCATCCGGAATACAAGGAAGCCAAAATAATGGAACGGATCATTGAGCCGGAACGCGCTTTCCAGTTCCGGGTGCCGTGGATTGATGACAAGGGTCAGGTCCATGTCAACCGTGGTTTCCGCGTTGAATTCAACAGCGCCATCGGTCCGTACAAGGGCGGTCTTCGTTTCCACCCGAGTGTTAACCTTGGCATTCTGAAGTTCTTGGGCTTCGAGCAGGTCTTTAAGAATTCCCTCACCACGCTGCCGATGGGCGGTGGCAAGGGTGGTTCGGACTTCGATCCGAAGGGTAAGTCCGACACCGAAGTTATGCGTTTCTGCCAGAGCTTCATGAGCGAGCTGTTCCGCCACATCGGTCCGAACACTGACGTTCCGGCCGGTGACATCGGCGTTGGCGGCCGTGAGATCGGTTTCCTCTTCGGCCAGTACAAGAAGCTCCGCAATGCTTTCGAAGGCGTCCTGACCGGTAAAGGTCTCAACTGGGGCGGTTCTCTGATTCGTCCGGAAGCGACCGGTTATGGCCAGGTCTACTTCGCTCAGGAAATGCTGAAGACTCGCGGTAAGTCATTTGATGGCCTCACCTGCTCCGTTTCCGGTTCCGGTAACGTGGCTCAGTACGCCACCGAGAAAGTCAACCAGCTTGGTGGTAAAGTCGTGACGATGTCCGACTCTTCCGGCTGGATTCATGATCCCGACGGTATCTCCGGTGATAAGTGGGACTTCATCATGAACCTGAAGAACGTCAAGCGCGGCCGCATTAAAGAGTACGCTGACAAGTTCGGTTGCAAGTACCACGAAGGTACCGGCGTATGGACCGTCCCGGTCGACGTCGCTCTGCCGTCAGCCACTCAGAACGAGGTCAACGGCGAAGATGCCAAGACGCTCGTCAAGAACGGTTGCTTCTGCGTTTCCGAAGGCGCCAACATGCCGTCCACCCCGGAAGCCATCAAGGTCTTCCAGGATGCCAAGATTCTCTACGGTCTGGGTAAAGCAGCCAACGCCGGTGGCGTGGCTACCTCCGGTCTGGAGATGTCTCAGAACTCGCTGCGTCTGTCCTGGACCCGCGAGGAAGTGGACCAGCGCCTGCACGGTATCATGAAGAGCATCCACACTGCCGCTATCGAGGCCGCCGAGAAATACGGTCACCCCGGTAACTACGTGATGGGCGCCAACATCGCCGGCTTCATCAAGGTCGCCGATGCCATGATGGATCAGGGTGTTGTCTGA
- a CDS encoding PEP/pyruvate-binding domain-containing protein translates to MSDKPIIHEVNPLNRKFDDLMQFRVKHVLLVSSPYDSYVLEEDGMITDLIYNEFLELNLTVSPHVRRADNAEQALKIIKEQDIDLVIVFKRVSDIDVIQFGLQVKQINPKMPVVLLAYHQRELTIMEDPGYHNAIDHVFIWTGDVRIMLSIIKLIEDKRNIDADTALIGVRVIIVVEDNVKFYSSFLPLLYTGIMQQTHALMEEGMNISDKMLRMRTRPKILLATDFEQGCEIFDRYEDFTLAVISDVRYKVGGVKDNEAGIKLAKRVRARVPDMPILLQSSDLDNAKLAFANDVGFIFKRSPTLHQDIRRFITSYFGFGDFVFTLPDGTEVAKAADFQEMEAVLANVDERALLFHAGRNHFSNWLMARTEFDLARRLRPKKASEFKSSTELRRYLINTFKNFRHERQLGVVSDFSRRRFDLQSDFVRVGGGSLGGKGRGLAFVNALLSQRDHSGMFDNVRIKVPRSVIIGTDIFDAFVDTNDLVSCALGIYSDEEITDKFLKAKFPRPIKSDLRALLEVVKHPLAVRSSSMLEDSHLEPAAGVYDTHMLPNCHEDPKIRLRQLVRAIKLTWASTFFSNARVYHESVGNRVEEEKMAVIVQQAIGLQHEETFYPSFSGVALSYNYYSTEGILPEDGVIYTALGLGKTIVDGMNCLRFSPTYPERLPQFATTKDMLRNSQRAFYAIDLANSRVMPEPGGEKGLIRLDLDDAERHGTLTSIASTYVAENDRVYDGVGREGTRIISFAPILKHHRFPLPEIARYLLNLGSHGLNCPVEIEFAVKLSDDKSKPDDFYFLQVRPMVKDAVFETVSLDDVDRSRVIGKSDNALGNMRLTAISDILLVDPDKFDRGKTVEIAEQVGQFNSVLKEAGHPYLLLGPGRWGTSERWLGVPANWNQISGAKVIIEAAYGDFAPDPSFGTHFFQNLISMQVGYMTINPTAGNGFLDWPWLMEQRVEASSDFVRHIVLEKPMEILIDGRAGGGLLLKPEQ, encoded by the coding sequence ATGAGCGACAAACCGATCATACATGAAGTCAATCCGCTAAATCGTAAATTCGACGATCTGATGCAATTCCGGGTAAAGCACGTACTCCTGGTTTCCAGCCCCTACGATTCCTACGTGCTTGAAGAAGACGGTATGATTACCGATCTGATTTACAACGAGTTCCTGGAACTCAATCTGACCGTCTCTCCTCATGTTCGTCGCGCCGACAATGCCGAGCAAGCCTTGAAGATCATCAAGGAACAGGATATCGACCTGGTAATCGTGTTTAAGAGGGTCTCCGATATCGACGTTATCCAGTTTGGCCTCCAGGTTAAACAGATCAATCCCAAAATGCCGGTGGTTCTGTTGGCCTATCATCAACGCGAGTTGACCATCATGGAAGACCCCGGTTATCATAACGCTATCGATCATGTCTTCATCTGGACCGGCGACGTCCGCATCATGTTGTCTATCATCAAGTTAATCGAGGATAAACGCAACATCGACGCCGACACGGCTCTGATCGGGGTACGTGTCATCATCGTTGTTGAAGACAACGTGAAATTCTATTCCTCCTTCCTCCCTCTCCTCTATACCGGGATAATGCAACAGACGCATGCCCTGATGGAAGAAGGAATGAACATATCGGATAAGATGTTGCGCATGCGAACACGTCCGAAAATTCTGCTTGCCACCGATTTCGAACAGGGTTGCGAGATTTTCGACCGTTACGAAGACTTCACCCTGGCCGTGATTTCAGACGTTCGCTATAAAGTCGGCGGTGTTAAAGACAACGAAGCCGGTATCAAACTAGCCAAACGCGTCCGCGCCCGAGTACCGGATATGCCCATTTTATTACAGTCCTCTGATCTGGACAACGCCAAACTGGCCTTCGCCAACGACGTCGGTTTCATTTTCAAGCGCTCGCCCACCCTGCATCAGGATATTCGCCGGTTCATCACCAGTTATTTCGGTTTTGGAGATTTCGTTTTCACTCTCCCGGACGGCACCGAAGTCGCCAAAGCAGCCGACTTCCAGGAAATGGAAGCCGTATTGGCTAATGTAGACGAACGCGCCCTTCTCTTTCATGCCGGCCGTAACCATTTTTCGAACTGGTTGATGGCTCGCACCGAGTTCGACCTGGCGCGCCGTCTTCGTCCCAAAAAAGCCAGCGAGTTTAAGAGTTCCACGGAACTGCGTCGTTATCTGATAAACACCTTCAAGAATTTCCGTCACGAACGTCAATTGGGCGTGGTCAGCGATTTTTCACGTCGGCGGTTCGATCTCCAATCTGATTTTGTCCGCGTCGGGGGTGGCTCGCTCGGAGGCAAAGGCCGGGGTCTGGCTTTCGTGAATGCATTATTGAGCCAGCGCGACCACAGCGGGATGTTCGACAACGTTCGGATAAAAGTGCCGCGCTCGGTGATCATCGGAACCGATATTTTCGACGCCTTCGTTGACACCAACGATCTGGTATCATGTGCCCTGGGCATATACAGCGATGAGGAAATAACCGACAAGTTCCTCAAGGCCAAGTTCCCCCGCCCGATCAAGAGTGATCTGCGGGCCCTGCTTGAGGTTGTCAAACACCCTCTGGCGGTAAGGTCTTCGTCGATGCTCGAGGATTCGCACCTCGAACCGGCGGCTGGTGTTTACGACACCCACATGCTGCCCAACTGCCATGAAGACCCGAAAATACGCCTGCGTCAACTCGTACGGGCCATCAAGCTGACCTGGGCTTCGACCTTTTTCTCCAACGCTCGCGTCTACCATGAGTCGGTAGGCAATCGCGTCGAGGAAGAGAAAATGGCCGTTATCGTGCAACAGGCAATCGGCCTTCAGCATGAAGAGACCTTTTATCCGTCGTTCTCAGGTGTCGCGCTGTCTTACAACTACTATTCCACCGAGGGAATTCTCCCCGAAGACGGTGTCATCTACACCGCTCTCGGTCTCGGGAAAACGATTGTCGACGGCATGAATTGCCTTCGCTTCTCCCCCACTTATCCGGAGCGACTGCCGCAATTCGCGACCACCAAAGACATGCTCAGGAATTCTCAACGGGCCTTCTACGCCATCGACCTGGCCAACAGCCGGGTGATGCCCGAACCCGGCGGTGAGAAAGGGCTTATCCGACTCGACCTGGATGATGCCGAACGTCACGGCACCCTGACCTCCATCGCCTCCACCTATGTGGCCGAAAACGATCGCGTCTACGATGGCGTGGGACGAGAGGGAACTCGGATAATCTCGTTTGCTCCGATTTTGAAACATCATCGTTTCCCACTTCCGGAGATAGCTCGATACCTGCTTAATCTGGGCAGCCATGGTCTCAACTGCCCGGTTGAAATCGAGTTTGCCGTGAAACTGTCTGACGATAAAAGCAAACCCGATGATTTCTATTTCCTGCAGGTGCGCCCCATGGTCAAGGACGCCGTCTTCGAAACGGTGTCGTTGGACGATGTCGACCGTTCCCGTGTGATCGGGAAAAGCGATAACGCTCTCGGCAATATGCGCCTGACGGCGATATCCGATATTCTTCTGGTTGATCCGGATAAATTCGACCGCGGCAAAACGGTCGAGATCGCCGAACAAGTGGGACAATTCAACTCCGTCTTGAAAGAAGCGGGGCATCCTTATCTCCTGCTCGGACCGGGGCGTTGGGGCACTTCCGAACGCTGGCTCGGAGTACCGGCCAACTGGAATCAGATATCCGGAGCAAAGGTAATTATTGAGGCCGCCTACGGCGATTTCGCCCCGGACCCATCATTCGGAACTCACTTCTTCCAGAATCTGATTTCTATGCAGGTTGGTTATATGACGATCAATCCGACCGCCGGAAACGGCTTCCTCGACTGGCCCTGGTTGATGGAACAACGCGTCGAGGCCTCATCGGATTTCGTCCGTCATATCGTGCTGGAAAAGCCGATGGAGATTCTGATCGACGGGCGCGCCGGAGGCGGCTTACTTCTTAAGCCTGAGCAATAG
- a CDS encoding sulfite exporter TauE/SafE family protein encodes MFEFPISGVETYWWLPPLVAFVVSALSSIAGLSGAFLLLPFQVSFLGYVGPGVSPTNLLYNIVAIPSGVYRYLRERRMVWSLAWATAVGTLPGVIIGGLIRIYWLPDPAHFKPFAGAVLLYIGLRLVKTIVKPSAKGSHAGTFRVTNQIFTLRTTEYDFEGDHYRTSTPAIMALSFIVGIVGGTYGIGGGAIIAPFFVSIFGLPVYTIAGAALFGTFLTSVVGVLFYWLYGLVISETANVGPDWLLGFMLGIGGAVGTYVGARMQRYLPERLIKIVLTGLLLFAAVRYLLPLITN; translated from the coding sequence ATGTTTGAATTCCCGATAAGCGGCGTCGAGACTTATTGGTGGCTGCCTCCGCTGGTTGCTTTCGTTGTTTCGGCTTTATCCTCGATCGCGGGACTGTCCGGAGCATTTCTCCTTCTCCCCTTTCAGGTATCGTTTCTGGGCTATGTCGGCCCCGGCGTCAGCCCCACCAATCTCCTTTACAACATTGTCGCCATCCCCAGCGGAGTATATCGCTATTTGCGTGAGCGGCGTATGGTCTGGTCGCTGGCCTGGGCTACCGCTGTCGGAACACTTCCCGGTGTTATCATCGGCGGTCTGATCCGCATCTACTGGCTGCCCGATCCGGCTCATTTCAAGCCTTTCGCCGGTGCGGTTTTGCTCTATATCGGCCTGCGCCTGGTCAAAACGATCGTGAAACCGTCCGCAAAAGGCTCACATGCCGGTACGTTTCGCGTTACCAATCAAATCTTCACGCTCAGAACGACCGAGTACGACTTTGAGGGAGATCACTATCGGACTTCCACCCCGGCCATCATGGCGTTGAGTTTCATCGTAGGGATCGTAGGCGGTACTTACGGCATTGGCGGCGGCGCCATCATCGCCCCGTTTTTCGTCTCAATCTTCGGCCTTCCGGTCTACACAATCGCCGGGGCAGCTCTCTTCGGCACCTTCCTGACTTCAGTCGTAGGGGTGCTGTTTTATTGGTTATACGGCCTCGTTATCTCGGAAACCGCCAATGTCGGTCCGGACTGGCTCCTTGGTTTCATGCTCGGTATCGGCGGCGCTGTCGGAACGTATGTGGGCGCTCGCATGCAGCGTTATCTGCCGGAGCGATTGATAAAAATCGTCCTGACCGGCTTGTTGTTGTTTGCCGCCGTCCGTTATCTCCTCCCGCTTATTACCAACTGA
- a CDS encoding PorV/PorQ family protein translates to MKSKYIILVLVLLAVSLSSVYAGNSRRIGTAGAAELLIPVGSRGTAMGGAVVSNVVGVESIFWNPAGLAELDGTEVMFTHQPYLADIDVNYFGLATRIYGFGTIGASAKIVSIGDMEETTYDETEGTGRKFNPTLSVLSMSYAKILTANVSFGATAMFIHEKIFEAQATGLAFDVGFKYDPRWKGVSFGVAIKNYGPTMKFTGDGFYYTVDGITVAGKSKDFELPSSINMAVSYDFLDNGPNFASISGNFRSNNFYEDVYSTGFEYVYDGKYSIRGGYNFTEDDNYLYGASVGAGILFELGSTQMSVEYSWTETDVFDDNQYFTFKMLF, encoded by the coding sequence ATGAAATCAAAATACATTATTTTAGTGTTGGTTCTCCTCGCCGTAAGTCTCAGCTCGGTTTACGCTGGGAACTCGCGGCGAATCGGAACAGCAGGCGCCGCTGAACTCCTGATACCAGTCGGTTCCCGCGGAACGGCGATGGGCGGCGCAGTCGTCTCCAACGTCGTGGGCGTGGAGTCGATCTTCTGGAATCCGGCCGGTTTGGCGGAGCTGGATGGAACCGAAGTGATGTTCACGCATCAGCCGTATCTGGCTGACATCGATGTGAACTACTTCGGTCTCGCAACCCGGATATACGGTTTCGGCACCATCGGCGCCTCGGCCAAGATCGTCTCAATCGGCGACATGGAAGAGACCACTTATGACGAAACCGAAGGAACCGGGCGTAAGTTCAATCCGACTCTTTCGGTGTTGTCGATGTCATACGCCAAGATCCTGACGGCCAATGTGTCGTTTGGTGCTACGGCTATGTTCATCCATGAGAAGATCTTCGAAGCGCAGGCGACCGGTCTGGCTTTCGATGTGGGCTTCAAGTACGATCCGCGCTGGAAGGGTGTTTCGTTCGGTGTGGCGATCAAGAACTACGGCCCGACAATGAAGTTCACCGGTGATGGATTCTACTACACGGTAGACGGTATCACCGTGGCCGGTAAGTCCAAGGACTTCGAGTTGCCGTCATCGATCAATATGGCGGTTTCGTACGATTTCCTGGATAACGGTCCGAACTTCGCTTCGATATCCGGGAACTTCCGTTCCAACAACTTCTATGAAGACGTTTATTCGACCGGTTTCGAGTATGTCTACGACGGTAAGTACTCGATCCGCGGCGGTTATAACTTCACGGAAGACGACAACTATCTGTACGGTGCTTCGGTCGGAGCCGGGATTTTGTTCGAACTCGGTTCGACGCAGATGTCAGTCGAGTATTCCTGGACGGAAACCGATGTGTTCGACGACAATCAGTACTTCACCTTTAAGATGCTCTTCTAA